The Neurospora crassa OR74A linkage group I, whole genome shotgun sequence genome segment CGCTGATTGGGATTGGGCTCTTCCCTGGGTCGATGGTGATGTGTTTGTCGACTTGCAGACCCGAGCGGGCGTCGTGGCCGTAGACGACGACTACGCGATTGGATTCGCTGCTGATTAGGTTCTGGTAGCGGTTCCAAGCGCGGGACCAGGGTTCACCTTCGCGGGTGTCGAGAGGAATGGTGGTTATTCGATTATGGGTGACGGTGGTGTCAATGCTTCCATCAtcgttcttcttttcgtcttcgtcaccgGTGTTATCGTCAGAGGTTGAGGAAGTGGAGCGCTTGTAAACCAGGCTTCGCACGTTCATCACTGCCCATGGGTCTTGCTTTTCTAGCGGAAGAGACGGGATGAGGCCCCCGTGGACGACGACAACTTCTTTGGCGTTCCATGGCGCGGTCTTGGCTCCGTAAAGGTGGCCGACTCGGAGGATGATGGGACGAGAGGCAAGCCAGTGAAGTTGAGAGACGGTGAGGGAGCGGGCGACGGCAATGTGTTCTGGTTTCACGCCCTTGGGCTTTTTTGTTCTTCGTCGACCTGAGATTTCGACACTATCCTtcgcttcctcttcttcgaacATTTCCTCATCGTCTTCTCTCACACTATCGCGCTGGTTCTCTGTCTTTCCCCACCCGTTCTTGCCCTGCTTTATGCGACCTAACCACTTCGCGGCCTCGAGCACCTTGTCGTCATGGTTGCCTCTCACGGCACTCGCTCCTATGTCCCTAGCGAACTGCACCAAGCCCTTGCTATCCGGACCTTTTGTCACTAAATCTCCGGCAAGAATGAGATGATCTGTCGTGTTGTCGAAAGATATCTTGTCCAGAAGAGATCGTAGAGCTGTCGGGCGACCGTGCGTGTCGCCTACGATAACCAAACGTTTGTTCTTGCTAATATCGGAAGATGATGCGGACGGTGGTGAAGGGTTGGTGGTAGATGGGAGATGTTTCTTGGAGAGGTTTGATATCAGAGTTACAGGAGTGTGGACTGCGTCGCTAACTTCGAGGTCTGAGATAATGGGAACATGGTGCCTATCGCCGTTATCCTGGGTCGTGAGAGCTTGAGGTTGCGAGGGTTCTGTAGCCATCATTAATGAAGTGTTCCAGTTACCTGCCGTGGGTGCTGTTTAGATCGCTCTGGAATTGGAGCTCTGAATAATTAGGCAAAGAATGCTAATGGTAACCAtagaaaacaaagaaaaggcaTTGAAACTAAAATATTatggaaacaaaaaaaaaaaaaatcgaagAAAAGAGGTGAACAACTTGTGAGGAGGCTATACGGCTCGTAGCAGGAATCCTTAATTGGGGAAGGCTACACCTTATGCGGACGTTTTGCCATATGCACCATCTCAGGTCGCCAACTGGATTGGCTGATAGACCTTGTATTATCCGCAAAGCATTCTTGTTACGACTGTGCAGATGCGGTAGACGCAGTGTGCACTATCGCAATGTGGgacatggtgatgatggaacATCGGAAGAAAACAATCAGACGCATGATGTGCTTGGTGAATGTGGGGACTGAAATGAGGACCCTTACGGTACGACGTCATATCTGGGAGCTTTTCAGAAGCTTTTGTCGCTGGTCGATTGAAGAGCGACTCTTGGCCTGCCTTATCTGGCCCAAGAAGGTGAATCATGTAGAACGTCAAAGACGCAAGCAATATGAGGCTGGTACCGACAACGACGGAGCAGCGCCGTCGACAAAAGAAGCGAGCCATGGCTTCGGCGATCATGGAGTTAGGTTTAGGTGTCGCATGGTTCTTTTAGGTTTGTTGTAGGATTGAACGTcgtaagaaaaaaaaaacgaggTCCCGGCCAGGAAAGATGAAGAGAGGAATTTGCGGGGCTGGTTTAAAatggagaaaaaaaatggaaaccACCAAGCCTTCAGCGagcaacaagaaaaaaagataaagatTCACAATgaagatatatataagacAAATAAGCAGTCCGATGCAGAGCCAATGTCTCGGGAAGTTCTCGATAGTCTGAACAATAGCATCTTCAGCTTTTGGGTCATGTGTGACGGAGTGAAGTCCGCCCCTCCATGATTTAGCGTTTGTCTGGGCTAAGTAACTTTACTGCGTATGACGAAGAAGCATGGATCTTGCGAACCGGTACACATACCCGTTTCACGCCTATGTACTTGTCTATACACGTGTAGATGAAAAGCGCCCCGATAGGTGCGCCGTTTTTGGGGAGAGTGTGTGTTGGTCTCAACTTGGAGAGATTGTGGACTGACCGTTCTCAGAATCAGACGACTACGGAGACTGAGGTTCAGATTTGAGTTGACGATTCCACCGAGTTAAACACTGGGTGTTTATGATTGTATAATCAGGGATTGGACATTCGAATGTGTGACTTGTAACCAAGTTGAGGACTTTCTTTTTTGAACCGGCGGTCCCAATTTGGCAAGCTCAACAAAGTTGTTGGATTGTGAGCCTGGTGTCTGCGAATCGTCGCGACGCAAGCGCAAGGCGGTAGAAGACTGAGGTCATTTTCGCGCAGTGACAAGGCGGCAAGTGGTACAATTCAACCTCCCATTTCGCCATAAAATCCAAAACGCCTACCAATGCTGATACTTGTATTCCACCCATGGCCTATAGGCCCTAATTTTCGCCCTCTTTCCAATCGTACACCTGATTATCCTCGCTTCCGTGATCTCAACCTGTTGTGGTATGGTGTAGGTTTAATGCCTTGTATCCGTCGTGTCGGCTCGATCACTTCTTGT includes the following:
- a CDS encoding Ser/Thr protein phosphatase, variant codes for the protein MMATEPSQPQALTTQDNGDRHHVPIISDLEVSDAVHTPVTLISNLSKKHLPSTTNPSPPSASSSDISKNKRLVIVGDTHGRPTALRSLLDKISFDNTTDHLILAGDLVTKGPDSKGLVQFARDIGASAVRGNHDDKVLEAAKWLGRIKQGKNGWGKTENQRDSVREDDEEMFEEEEAKDSVEISGRRRTKKPKGVKPEHIAVARSLTVSQLHWLASRPIILRVGHLYGAKTAPWNAKEVVVVHGGLIPSLPLEKQDPWAVMNVRSLVYKRSTSSTSDDNTGDEDEKKNDDGSIDTTVTHNRITTIPLDTREGEPWSRAWNRYQNLISSESNRVVVVYGHDARSGLQVDKHITIDPGKSPIPISARHITGTGDQTVIFTAEGDVEFEIETEYEGIDDDNDDDDDDDDNLEPGTISMTTNTMVTNAPMTAAAASPDTAAATETEIMEKRSPDGGKDLEVQSNRKKPKKFKGIRYAYGLDSGCGHGRKLSALVLGVNESGDDIVHWIEQVKCD
- a CDS encoding Ser/Thr protein phosphatase, whose protein sequence is MIAEAMARFFCRRRCSVVVGTSLILLASLTFYMIHLLGPDKAGQESLFNRPATKASEKLPDMTSYQPSQPQALTTQDNGDRHHVPIISDLEVSDAVHTPVTLISNLSKKHLPSTTNPSPPSASSSDISKNKRLVIVGDTHGRPTALRSLLDKISFDNTTDHLILAGDLVTKGPDSKGLVQFARDIGASAVRGNHDDKVLEAAKWLGRIKQGKNGWGKTENQRDSVREDDEEMFEEEEAKDSVEISGRRRTKKPKGVKPEHIAVARSLTVSQLHWLASRPIILRVGHLYGAKTAPWNAKEVVVVHGGLIPSLPLEKQDPWAVMNVRSLVYKRSTSSTSDDNTGDEDEKKNDDGSIDTTVTHNRITTIPLDTREGEPWSRAWNRYQNLISSESNRVVVVYGHDARSGLQVDKHITIDPGKSPIPISARHITGTGDQTVIFTAEGDVEFEIETEYEGIDDDNDDDDDDDDNLEPGTISMTTNTMVTNAPMTAAAASPDTAAATETEIMEKRSPDGGKDLEVQSNRKKPKKFKGIRYAYGLDSGCGHGRKLSALVLGVNESGDDIVHWIEQVKCD